ctgccccaacagtcctcacggtatttgttaggcgctcactagagTCCTGGCCCCACTCACACAGTCCTAgtaatatttgttaggcgctcgctgtgtgccggccCTCGTTCTCATAATCCTAATAATccttgtgaagcgctcactatgtgccaagcacggttcgaaTGAGGATAAtccttgtgaagcgcttactctgggccaggccctgttcgattattaataagaataataataatacttaagcgcttactctgggccaggccctgttcgattaataataagaataataataatacttaagcgctcactctgggccgggccctgttgtagtaataataatgtttgtgaagcgctcactatgggccaagcactgttcgaacaataacagtaataataataatacttaagcgctcactctgggccaagcacgcTTCGAATACTCATAATGATACTTGGCcattcactatgggccaagcactgttggaataatatgtgtgaagcgctcactctgaGCCGGGCCCGGTCcgaataatcctaataatagttgttaagcactcattctgggccaaccactgtgtgaataatcgtaataatacgtaagcgctcactgtgtgcccagcactgttggaataattgcaataatacttgttaagcgctcactatgtgccaagcactgttggaataatatctgtgaagcgctcactctgggccaggccctgttCGAAGAATCCTAATAATCCtcgttaggcgctcactagaGTCCCGGCCCGGTTCGATTAAGACcattaatacttgttaagcgctcactctgggccaggccctgttCGAAGAATCCTAATAATCCtcgttaggcgctcactagaGTCCCGGCCCGGTTCGATCAAGACcattaatacttgttaagcgctcgctctgggccaagcactgtttgaataatcgtaataatacttaagtggtcaccgtgtgccaagcactgttcgaataatatctgtgaagcgctcactatgggccaagcactgttggaataataataatatttgttaagcgctaactatctgccaagcaccgttttcattctcgttaagcactcactatgggccaggccccgttctagtaataataataatgtttgtgaagtgctcactatgtgccaagcactgttcgaataCTCATAATActacttgctaagcgctcactatgggccaagcactgttggaataataatatttgttaagcgctcactatgggccgggcTCTGTTCGAAGAATCCTAATAATCCtcgttaggcgctcactagaGTCCCGTCCCACTTCGAATAAGACTAATAatacttgctaagcgctcactccgggccaagcactgtttgaataaTCCTaatactacttgttaagcactcaccatgtgcccggcactgtgcgaataatatttgtgaagcgctcactatgtgccaagcactgtttgaataataatactatttgtgaagcgctcactatctgccaagcactgttttaatacttgttaagctctgttggaataatagtaatacttgttaagcactcactatgggccaagcactgttggaacaataataataatatttgtttagcgctcactatgggccgggcTCAGTTCGAATAATCCTAATAATCCtcgttaggcgctcactagaGTCCCGTCCCACTTCGAATAAgactaataatacttgttaagcgctcactctgggccaagcactgtttgaataaTCCTAgaaatacttgttaagcgctcaccatgtgccgggcactgttggattaatatttgtgaagcgctcactatgtgccaagcaccgttcgcatactatctgtgaagcgctcactatctgccgagcactgttttaatacttgttaagcaccgttGGAATAAcagtaatacttgttaagcgctcaccatgggccaagcactgttggaataACAGTaatccttgttaagcgctcaccatgggccaagcactgttcgaataataatgatatttaagcgctcactatgggccaggcattgttcgAATGATGataacacttgttaagcgctcactgtgggccaagcactgtttgaataataataataattaataatgtgtttgttaggcacttactgtgtgtcaagcactggtgtagtaataataatgatgatggtatcgtcaagcgcttactacgtgccaagcgccgttctaataacgatggtgggatttgttaggcacctaactctgtgcccggcactgttctaataataataatgatgatggtatttaagtgtttactacgtaccaagcactgttctaataataataataataaaaagactcTCTTGTCAGTATTCATTTTAATAATCAAAAGACTCTCAGGCCGCTTTCTGGTGAAATAGTCCAGCGTTTCGACGGCCTCCTGTCAGGAAGCCGCCGCTGAAGAGCCACGTACTGAACGGCGGCGGTCAGCCCAGCGCTCCCCGCCCAgcgggcgttcagtaaataccatcgaacctGCCAGTGTCCTTAGGGCAGCAGATCGCAATTTACGTCTGTCGCCTCCGAGTCGCTGCCTGCTTAAATGATGCCCCCCGCAGTAGGGGCGGGCTTTTCCGCGAAAGCGGtgtgcatggggggggggggcgggggaggaagggcgtGACCGGGGGGTCATGGGGCCTTTTTCCCCCCGTTTTGCGTCGCAGGTGCAGAGCTTAGACAAGAGCCTGGAGGACCTGCTGACCAGAGTGGACGAGTTCGTGGGGTTGCTGGATATGGTAGGTCCCGGCTTCGAACCCGGGCCCCGCTCgcttcccggggcggggggggggggggggggggggaaccttcCCCCGATCCGTCGGGCCGCTGGGTCCAGGTCCCCTTTCCCGGCCGACGGCGAGCGCCCCGGGCCCGTTGGCGGGAAGGGGGATCCCGGGCGAGGCCCCCGGCGGGACGGGATCGGAGGCCCGTTGGGAACGgtagagcccgggggggggggggggagaccccgAAGCCTCGGGAGATTGGGAAGCGGCTCGGGGGAAGGAGCGACACGAGGGGAGACTGATCCCggaggaagggggggcggggggggcctcgCTAAAGAAATGACTGGTCCAGGCCCGCCGGGGacacggtccgtctcccccgattagcccctCGACGGGcggggaattgtctctctctgttgcccaactgtccgtcccgagcgctcagtccagtgctccgcacctagtaagcgctccataaatggaGTTCCCTAAGCGCCCAGCAGGTGCCGGGCGCCGAACTAAAAAGAAAAACCCCACGGTGAATGCCGCGCTCTGACGCGAGCGGGGTGggaaggtttggccgggaggggtgggaggcggaaGACTGTCcgccgtccgcccccccccccccccccaacccagactgtaagctcattgcgggcgagGAACTCGTCTGCCGGCTCcctcgtctcccaagcgctcggtacggagcgctccgtaaatactccCGAATGAACCGACgccccggcgggcggcgggcgcccGGGAGAGGCCGCCCACGGAGAGCAAGGGGCGGCGAGGTGAACTCGTGAGAATCGGCTCCGGTCGGCCCAAGGGTGACCCACCCTCCCCCTCAAAGCCCCccgaaggctcgcctcctccgagaggcctgccctgaccgagcccccctttccctcagctccctcccttcgctctcccctcccgcccccccggcgctcaCGCGTCTATCCGTCTGTAATTATGTCCGTCGACtcgtcctccgcccccccccccccccccgccgatagACCGCGCGCCCGGCCGCCCCTCTCCGTGGCCGAGTCGTACCTCGCGAGCGCTCGGCCCGgcgctctgcgctcaataagtaccgccgaaggggagggagggaggggcgggagggtccGCCGGACCGCGGCCGTTGGGTTTCAGGTTCGCAGCGACTCGTCCCAGGTGGTCGACGAGAGCGTGCCCGCCATTCACGCCAAGGCCACCGAAATGAGGCACATCTATCGGAAGATCGACCAGCTGGAGGTCCGTACCCCTCTCCGCCGGGAGGCCCTCCCgggttaagcccccctttccccctgctccccctcccgctcTACGGGCACGTGGGTAATTCTGTTTATTAATGACGCTGACGTCGAATTCTGCCCCCGCTGATGCCCGCTGGCTCGTTCTGCCGCCCCGCCTTCTGGCCCGTGAGCCCCCCCGCTGGGGAGGGATGGTCCCCGTTGGTTACCGGGCGCCTCGTAGAgcgccctgcgcacggtaagcgctcggtacgtaCCCCCGAATTGAACCCAGCGAGGTagggcggggaggcggcggcgtctcgctcctccgggcctcggtcacctcgtctgtcgaAGGGGAATCGAGAGCgtgacccggggggggggcggccccatTCGCCGCTGGACCCCGGCGCCCGGCAagcgcccggccccggggcgagCGCGTCCCTGCAGCGTGTCCCCCTGCCCGTCCAGGCCTTCGTGAGGACCATGGGCAGTAACGTGGCGGGGATGGAGGAGCGAGTGGCCGAGGCGGAGTCCGGCCACGGCGCCTTCAGAAAGCTCCTGCACCACCTCGGCGTGCCGGCCTTCCTCTCGGTGAGTGCcggggcggcgggacgggcggcgggacgggcggcggGGACGCTGTCGGTGCCCCGCCCGACTCTGAGGAAGCGATGGCCCGTCGATGTCCGATCGTTTCCAGAAGGCGTCTTCCGCGAAGCCCCGGCCCGACCTCTACGAGCCTCCCGCCCTCTTCAGGACCGAAGACTATTTCCCTCGCGGCGACCGAGGACCCCCTACCTGACGGGCGCGGGGGGGGGACCTCCGTCTCCCCGTTGTCCGGAaatgccccggccgggccccggccgccgaCTCTCAGGAGACAGCGGGACCTTTTTTTGGGCGGTTCTTTTCGGGGGAGGGACGGGCCgagagggaagggggacggtCCTCGCCGGCGTCTTCCCAAAGACGTAAGCCGCAAAGCCTCAGAGCAGGGCCCCGTTTCCTCTGAAACGGGCAGTTCCGGAGCTCGACCCAAACCGCCGCTTCAGTCCCGCGTCCG
This sequence is a window from Ornithorhynchus anatinus isolate Pmale09 chromosome X2, mOrnAna1.pri.v4, whole genome shotgun sequence. Protein-coding genes within it:
- the BLOC1S4 gene encoding biogenesis of lysosome-related organelles complex 1 subunit 4 isoform X3, with translation MEASGRQRSEAGEGGEEEEEEGGGGEGEGGRPERDADADGEAGGFRGCDSGHVSQSASGLWLEEDGSAWASPASRHPLLLRRAARAFAASLLADAARTPEVQSLDKSLEDLLTRVDEFVGLLDMVVDESVPAIHAKATEMRHIYRKIDQLEAFVRTMGSNVAGMEERVAEAESGHGAFRKLLHHLGVPAFLSKASSAKPRPDLYEPPALFRTEDYFPRGDRGPPT
- the BLOC1S4 gene encoding biogenesis of lysosome-related organelles complex 1 subunit 4 isoform X1; this translates as MEASGRQRSEAGEGGEEEEEEGGGGEGEGGRPERDADADGEAGGFRGCDSGHVSQSASGLWLEEDGSAWASPASRHPLLLRRAARAFAASLLADAARTPEVQSLDKSLEDLLTRVDEFVGLLDMVRSDSSQVVDESVPAIHAKATEMRHIYRKIDQLEAFVRTMGSNVAGMEERVAEAESGHGAFRKLLHHLGVPAFLSKASSAKPRPDLYEPPALFRTEDYFPRGDRGPPT
- the BLOC1S4 gene encoding biogenesis of lysosome-related organelles complex 1 subunit 4 isoform X2; protein product: MEASGRQRSEAGEGGEEEEEEGGGGEGEGGRPERDADADGEAGGFRGCDSGHVSQSASGLWLEEDGSAWASPASRHPLLLRRAARAFAASLLADAARTPEVQSLDKSLEDLLTRVDEFVGLLDMVRSDSSQVVDESVPAIHAKATEMRHIYRKIDQLEAFVRTMGSNVAGMEERVAEAESGHGAFRKLLHHLGVPAFLSASSAKPRPDLYEPPALFRTEDYFPRGDRGPPT